In one window of Corynebacterium mycetoides DNA:
- a CDS encoding DUF262 domain-containing protein, with protein sequence MVDAKRERHFFGSVVGNPEDSFTWVVIDGQQRLTTVSLLILALVHAVRDGEVEEGSEGLAKRLLNNYLLLGDTDKQKFKLKPIKDDQDSYARLFGPPELFNATSNITSNYSYLRDRLRKTHLNADDLWNKGISRLQVMHLDLEPGDDPQRIFETLNSTGLALKESDKIRNLVLMGLPHDEQERVYEKYWNEMEKNVEFRTDTFIRWYLTAQTSRTPKEADVFEAFKDFASKSPKSTPAIVEDMYLFSTFERALTKADTGISAVDRRLRTANMVFGDVVKPFLWLTYRDLKEGVISADDFTALLALIETYIFRRVVVTVASNALNKIFANAYSELRKLRRGEETYSDVLAYMLLSRGHSGRFPDDEEFAEAFRTRDFYHMKLSYRPYLFQMLERGHSLDVADIANYLVQGELTIEHIMPQTLSNAWRDELGADAEDIHRTWVNRIANLTITGYNSQYSNSSFKTKKEMPGGFLQSPYAINNYLKQQNTWGVEQLSERSGHMVARALELWPLPHTDFQPVRDVLQSEPLGEETDFTGVEVSAVEIGGAKTAVKSWADLLVVVFRSWMETHREEVLTAAVSEAMLDTHGGESDVSANAKMREVDPALSVRVNTSTSQKVSLIRRICSAIDFDPDDITLFLKPHSPSGPVAASDPDPTVESPYSEIVALLPLVEEVEGSSIDADETAELRENLISALRGHLPSDPAAVLGGQDLSSFMAARPVETLSAEEVLACFGLLVLIAQIMGGNQMHAQLLSGEIGNLLRRLNNISPAA encoded by the coding sequence ATGGTGGACGCCAAACGCGAACGTCATTTCTTCGGGTCGGTGGTGGGAAACCCCGAAGACTCATTCACGTGGGTGGTTATCGATGGCCAACAGCGTCTGACCACGGTCAGCCTGCTCATCCTCGCCTTGGTGCATGCAGTGCGCGACGGTGAGGTGGAAGAAGGGTCGGAGGGATTGGCAAAGAGACTGTTGAACAACTACTTGCTTCTGGGCGACACTGACAAACAGAAGTTTAAGCTCAAACCCATCAAGGACGACCAAGATTCCTATGCCAGGCTTTTCGGTCCGCCGGAACTTTTCAATGCCACTTCAAACATTACGTCCAACTACTCCTACTTGAGGGACCGCCTTCGAAAGACTCACCTCAACGCCGACGACCTGTGGAACAAGGGGATCTCGCGCCTGCAGGTGATGCACCTCGACCTCGAGCCCGGAGACGATCCGCAGCGTATCTTTGAAACCCTCAACTCAACCGGGCTCGCGCTCAAGGAGTCCGACAAGATCCGCAACCTTGTGCTGATGGGCTTGCCCCACGACGAGCAGGAGCGCGTGTATGAAAAGTACTGGAACGAGATGGAGAAAAACGTCGAGTTCCGGACGGATACCTTCATCCGGTGGTATCTCACTGCGCAGACCTCCAGAACCCCGAAGGAGGCGGACGTCTTCGAGGCGTTCAAGGACTTCGCGTCGAAATCGCCCAAGAGCACGCCCGCGATCGTCGAAGACATGTACCTGTTTTCAACGTTTGAGAGGGCCCTCACCAAGGCAGATACCGGCATCTCAGCCGTGGACCGCCGTTTGCGCACCGCCAACATGGTGTTCGGTGACGTGGTCAAACCTTTTCTGTGGCTGACTTACCGCGACCTCAAAGAGGGTGTCATCAGTGCAGACGACTTCACTGCACTCCTTGCTCTCATAGAGACCTACATCTTCCGACGCGTTGTTGTGACCGTGGCATCTAACGCATTGAACAAGATCTTTGCCAACGCGTATTCGGAGCTACGGAAGCTGCGTCGGGGCGAGGAAACATACAGCGACGTCCTTGCCTACATGCTGTTGAGTCGCGGCCACAGCGGGAGGTTCCCCGACGACGAGGAGTTTGCCGAGGCGTTCCGCACCCGAGACTTCTACCATATGAAGCTGAGTTACCGTCCCTACCTGTTCCAGATGCTCGAGCGCGGGCACTCCCTCGATGTGGCCGACATTGCCAACTACTTGGTTCAGGGCGAGCTCACCATCGAGCACATCATGCCCCAGACACTAAGCAATGCCTGGCGCGACGAGCTCGGGGCCGATGCCGAGGACATCCACCGCACCTGGGTAAACCGGATCGCCAACCTCACCATCACCGGTTACAACTCGCAGTACTCGAACTCCTCCTTCAAGACAAAAAAGGAAATGCCCGGGGGCTTCCTCCAGTCCCCCTACGCCATCAACAACTACCTAAAACAGCAGAACACGTGGGGGGTAGAGCAGCTCAGCGAACGCTCCGGGCACATGGTCGCGCGGGCGCTCGAACTCTGGCCCCTGCCGCACACGGACTTTCAACCAGTCCGAGACGTGCTTCAATCTGAGCCGCTGGGTGAGGAAACCGACTTCACCGGTGTGGAAGTGTCCGCGGTTGAAATTGGCGGGGCGAAAACGGCGGTGAAATCATGGGCAGATCTCCTGGTCGTTGTCTTCAGGTCGTGGATGGAAACCCACCGAGAGGAGGTGCTCACCGCGGCGGTATCCGAAGCGATGCTCGACACCCACGGCGGCGAATCCGACGTTTCGGCCAACGCAAAGATGCGCGAGGTTGACCCTGCCCTGTCAGTGCGGGTGAACACCTCCACCTCACAGAAAGTTTCCCTGATCCGGAGGATATGCAGCGCGATCGACTTTGACCCGGATGACATCACGCTCTTCCTCAAACCCCACTCTCCCTCGGGCCCTGTTGCTGCCTCAGATCCCGATCCGACTGTGGAATCCCCGTATAGCGAGATCGTCGCGCTTCTGCCGCTGGTGGAGGAAGTCGAGGGAAGCAGCATCGACGCGGACGAGACAGCCGAGCTGCGGGAGAACCTCATCTCCGCCCTACGGGGTCATCTTCCCTCCGACCCGGCGGCGGTGCTCGGCGGTCAAGACCTCAGCTCATTCATGGCTGCACGCCCGGTGGAGACCCTCTCCGCCGAAGAGGTGCTGGCGTGCTTCGGGCTTCTGGTTCTCATCGCCCAGATCATGGGCGGGAACCAAATGCACGCCCAGTTACTCAGTGGTGAGATAGGAAACCTGCTGCGGCGGCTTAACAACATTTCCCCGGCCGCCTGA
- a CDS encoding GIY-YIG nuclease family protein codes for MTEDHILAQLDALIESDTDGLLDTPEKPAPVTAADRLTRAFGEILEFVEANGREPDPNTMTISERKLGARLMGIRASEEKMHALRDSDHLGLLAPQEAPASVDELLASGDLIGEVPDILDVSRLPARKSPDNDHDRATRVKASDFERFEQLFADKHAGLASGGWKLTVFAGERTIKEGRFFVIGGVMAFVAEVREPAEGETKPRLRVIFENGTESSMYRESLATRIYESNGQAVTRTRMDATEIGDADVETGHIYVLRSLSEHPDLRSLGDLYKIGYTTGTVASRIAGAEKSATYLNAPVEVVADYRVYNLRPSALEHLLHRVFASVRLDAAVVDAVGGSAAATEWFLVPITVIDRAIEMIMSGDIVDYVYEPSVGDLVPITGRV; via the coding sequence GTGACCGAAGACCACATTCTCGCCCAACTCGACGCACTCATTGAGTCCGACACCGACGGGCTGTTGGACACGCCGGAGAAGCCAGCGCCCGTCACCGCCGCCGACCGCCTCACCCGCGCTTTCGGGGAGATCCTCGAGTTCGTCGAAGCCAACGGGCGCGAACCGGACCCAAACACGATGACGATCTCGGAGCGAAAACTCGGCGCTCGGCTCATGGGAATCAGGGCGAGCGAGGAAAAGATGCACGCTCTCCGGGACAGTGATCACTTGGGTCTGCTCGCCCCGCAAGAAGCACCGGCCTCGGTGGATGAGCTGCTCGCCTCTGGTGACCTCATCGGCGAGGTGCCGGATATTCTCGATGTCTCGCGGCTTCCCGCCCGCAAGAGCCCCGACAACGACCACGACCGGGCCACCAGGGTGAAGGCCTCCGATTTCGAGCGGTTCGAGCAGCTCTTCGCGGACAAGCACGCCGGGCTTGCCAGTGGTGGTTGGAAGCTCACTGTTTTCGCCGGCGAACGCACCATCAAAGAAGGCCGCTTTTTCGTCATCGGAGGCGTGATGGCATTCGTGGCAGAGGTTCGCGAACCAGCAGAAGGGGAGACGAAGCCGCGTCTGCGCGTAATTTTTGAAAACGGCACAGAATCTTCCATGTACCGCGAATCACTGGCCACGAGAATCTACGAGTCGAACGGTCAAGCGGTGACGCGGACAAGAATGGACGCAACCGAGATCGGCGATGCCGATGTCGAGACTGGGCACATTTACGTCCTGCGCTCCCTGAGCGAGCACCCGGATCTGCGTTCTCTGGGCGATTTATACAAGATCGGCTACACCACAGGGACCGTGGCCTCCCGAATCGCCGGGGCAGAGAAAAGCGCGACCTATCTCAATGCGCCCGTGGAAGTCGTCGCCGACTACCGCGTATACAACCTGCGCCCATCCGCGCTCGAGCACCTGCTGCACCGCGTGTTCGCCTCTGTGCGCCTCGATGCGGCAGTGGTTGACGCTGTCGGCGGCTCGGCGGCTGCCACCGAGTGGTTCCTGGTGCCGATTACCGTCATCGACCGGGCCATCGAGATGATCATGTCCGGAGATATCGTGGACTACGTCTACGAGCCGTCGGTGGGGGACTTGGTTCCCATTACCGGGCGGGTATAA
- a CDS encoding SHOCT domain-containing protein codes for MFDDNGSFLLAMFEFFIFFAWLMSLWWIFGDLFRSKDLGGFAKTLWVVFIVVLPFIGMLAYLLVRGRGMTDRAVEAHQELQQRQDEYIKSVAGGSAGSSPTDEIASAKALLDSGAITQQEFDQIKARALSSV; via the coding sequence ATGTTCGACGACAACGGCTCATTCCTGCTCGCCATGTTCGAGTTCTTCATCTTCTTCGCATGGCTCATGTCCCTGTGGTGGATCTTCGGAGATCTCTTCCGCAGCAAGGACCTCGGCGGCTTCGCGAAGACGCTGTGGGTGGTGTTCATCGTCGTGCTGCCGTTCATCGGAATGCTCGCGTACCTGCTTGTTCGAGGTCGGGGGATGACCGACCGCGCGGTCGAGGCGCACCAGGAGCTCCAGCAGCGGCAGGATGAGTACATCAAGTCCGTCGCCGGCGGCTCCGCCGGATCGAGCCCGACCGATGAGATCGCCTCGGCGAAGGCCCTTCTCGACTCGGGAGCGATTACCCAGCAGGAGTTCGACCAGATCAAGGCAAGGGCGCTCTCCTCGGTCTGA
- a CDS encoding transposase family protein, producing the protein MSVEATVLPAAMLGISGLVVLAAGEYGGELELLVETSESVTGCPRCGVVAVAHGRREHLVRDIPSAGRPVLLVWRKRRGCQMVCV; encoded by the coding sequence GTGAGTGTTGAGGCTACCGTCCTGCCCGCTGCGATGCTCGGCATCTCGGGGTTGGTGGTGCTTGCCGCCGGTGAGTACGGCGGTGAGCTGGAGCTGTTGGTGGAGACCTCCGAGTCGGTGACCGGGTGCCCGCGGTGCGGGGTGGTCGCGGTGGCCCACGGCCGGCGTGAGCATCTGGTGCGTGACATCCCCTCGGCGGGGCGGCCGGTGCTGCTGGTGTGGCGCAAGCGGCGAGGGTGTCAGATGGTTTGTGTGTGA
- a CDS encoding IS256 family transposase, translated as MTTVARRNPEDSAKIKAIEEKLLANPEMAKLIDELGTSTTDANDLVRGLLQASINRGLNAEMDAHLGYQHGDRNSKEAAGQNNSRNGSYPKRVDSNYGPVDVAVPRDRDGSFLPTMVPKGSRRLTDVDDMIISLYAGGMTVRDIQHHMATAMGVDISHETISAITDAVLEEVMIWQNRQLDEFYPVVFLDALRIKVRDGGRVVNKSAYLAIGVDMEGIKHILGIWLAKEEGASFWAQVCANLATRGVHDVFIVCCDGLKGLPEAVEATWPDSMVQTCVVHLIRAANRWVAYGDRKAVSAELKKIYTAPTEQTALAALTEFEASELGEKYPQSVKVWRDAWDRFIPFLEFPPMARKVIYTTNSIESMNNELRKATRNRVQFTNDESAIKTLWLMICNIEDKRAAKRAKQGKRVAATSGRLIEGRRVTNWKQAINQMSVAYPDRFEPYL; from the coding sequence ATGACTACCGTGGCACGACGAAACCCAGAGGACTCCGCCAAGATCAAAGCGATCGAGGAAAAGCTCCTCGCCAATCCTGAGATGGCGAAGCTGATCGACGAGCTCGGCACCTCCACCACGGATGCCAACGATCTCGTCCGGGGCCTGCTCCAGGCCTCGATCAACCGGGGTCTCAACGCCGAGATGGATGCCCACCTCGGCTACCAGCACGGCGACCGGAACAGCAAGGAAGCCGCTGGTCAGAACAATTCCCGTAACGGTTCCTACCCCAAGCGGGTCGATTCGAACTACGGACCGGTCGATGTCGCTGTTCCCCGGGACCGTGACGGATCCTTCCTGCCGACAATGGTGCCCAAAGGATCCCGCCGGCTGACCGACGTCGACGACATGATCATCAGTCTCTATGCCGGTGGCATGACCGTCCGAGACATCCAGCACCACATGGCCACCGCCATGGGCGTGGACATCTCCCATGAAACAATCTCCGCGATCACCGATGCGGTCCTCGAGGAGGTCATGATCTGGCAGAACCGCCAACTTGATGAGTTCTACCCCGTGGTCTTCCTCGATGCGTTACGGATCAAAGTCCGTGACGGGGGCCGGGTGGTCAACAAATCCGCGTACCTGGCTATCGGGGTGGACATGGAGGGGATCAAACACATCCTGGGTATCTGGCTGGCTAAAGAGGAAGGAGCCTCGTTCTGGGCGCAGGTGTGTGCCAACCTCGCTACCCGCGGAGTGCACGATGTGTTCATCGTGTGCTGTGACGGGCTCAAGGGTCTGCCGGAGGCTGTGGAAGCCACCTGGCCGGATTCGATGGTCCAGACCTGTGTCGTCCACCTGATCAGGGCAGCAAACCGGTGGGTGGCCTATGGAGATCGTAAGGCGGTGTCCGCCGAGTTGAAGAAGATCTACACCGCCCCCACCGAGCAAACCGCTCTGGCGGCGTTGACGGAGTTTGAGGCCTCCGAGCTGGGGGAAAAGTATCCGCAGTCAGTCAAGGTGTGGCGCGATGCGTGGGACCGGTTCATCCCGTTCCTGGAGTTCCCACCGATGGCTAGGAAGGTGATCTACACCACGAACTCGATTGAGTCGATGAACAACGAGCTGCGTAAAGCCACCCGGAATCGGGTGCAGTTCACCAACGATGAGTCTGCGATCAAAACCTTGTGGTTGATGATCTGCAACATTGAGGACAAACGGGCCGCCAAGCGTGCTAAGCAGGGCAAACGGGTCGCGGCGACCAGCGGCCGGCTGATCGAGGGCAGGCGGGTGACGAACTGGAAGCAGGCCATCAACCAGATGTCTGTGGCTTACCCTGACCGCTTCGAGCCCTACCTTTAA